In Oreochromis aureus strain Israel breed Guangdong linkage group 15, ZZ_aureus, whole genome shotgun sequence, a single genomic region encodes these proteins:
- the LOC116329580 gene encoding cell wall protein DAN4-like isoform X2, with translation MAGLKLANIYVFLILMLPLAAQETPPSSFTTTVRPKVLFQAKDSASTRTTASPTTTAKCKSEGSTSSATTTQAPTTAVVTTSPSTTVINSKTTITTTKTKSPMRTTFTKSVTTTTTVESPTTKNTTTSIVIRTKAISLGTTTITTSNTTVTTIKSPTKTTTFNSTTTITSTKSHTATNTTESTTTTTTIKSAQAAQECPNVVQSNIMLIVVASGFAVLFIMLAIVIWKISKMKKSQTSGNIEMSTNNCNVPGTTQERVHSKRQEGDVATNRRVRVSYASSAASNDSSSIYATMKRI, from the exons CACAAGAAACTCCGCCATCCAGTTTCACCACCACCGTCAGACCGAAAGTCCTTTTCCAAG CAAAGGACTCAGCAAGCACAAGAACAACAGCATCGCCAACAACTACAGCAAAATGCAAATCAGAAGGATCTACATCAAGCGCAACAACTACTCAAGCACCCACAACAGCAGTTGTAACAACATCACCCTCAACAACAGTCATCAACAGTAAAACAACTATAACAACAACCAAAACTAAATCACCCATGAGAACAACCTTTACTAAATCAgttacaacaacaaccacagttgAATCCCCGACGACAAAAAATACAACTACATCGATTGTAATAAGAACCAAAGCTATATCCCTGGGGACAACAACAATAACTACATCAAATACAACAGTGACCACAATTAAATCACCTACGAAAACAACCACATTTAATTCAACTACAACAATAACCTCAACTAAATCACACACGGCAACAAACACGACAGAatcaactacaacaacaactacaattAAATCTGCTCAAGCAGCTCAAGAATGCCCAAATGTAG TTCAGTCCAACATCATGTTGATCGTTGTAGCCAGTGGGTTTGCAGTACTCTTTATAATGTTGGCAATCGTCATATGGAAAATAAGTAAAA tgAAAAAATCACAGACGAGTGGCAACATT GAAATGAGCACAAACAACTGCAATGTACCAGGAACCACTCAAGAAAGG GTTCACAGTAAACGTCAGGAAGGTGATGTGGCGACCAACAGGAGAGTCAGAGTTTCCTACGCCTCTTCTGCAGCTTCCAATGATAGCAGCAGCATCTACGCCACCATGAAAAGAATCTAA
- the LOC116329580 gene encoding uncharacterized protein LOC116329580 isoform X3, which yields MPKFQSNIMLIVVASGFAVLFIMLAIVIWKISKMKKSQTSGNIEMSTNNCNVPGTTQERVHSKRQEGDVATNRRVRVSYASSAASNDSSSIYATMKRI from the exons ATGCCCAAAT TTCAGTCCAACATCATGTTGATCGTTGTAGCCAGTGGGTTTGCAGTACTCTTTATAATGTTGGCAATCGTCATATGGAAAATAAGTAAAA tgAAAAAATCACAGACGAGTGGCAACATT GAAATGAGCACAAACAACTGCAATGTACCAGGAACCACTCAAGAAAGG GTTCACAGTAAACGTCAGGAAGGTGATGTGGCGACCAACAGGAGAGTCAGAGTTTCCTACGCCTCTTCTGCAGCTTCCAATGATAGCAGCAGCATCTACGCCACCATGAAAAGAATCTAA